The proteins below come from a single Rosa rugosa chromosome 2, drRosRugo1.1, whole genome shotgun sequence genomic window:
- the LOC133734670 gene encoding protein ROOT HAIR DEFECTIVE 3 homolog 2-like isoform X3 has translation MKKDDSCIMQLINAKGEFNASGLDNFVKEVKLDSCGVFYNIVSIMGPQGGGKSTLLNQLFGTKFRVMDSHRRTQTTKGVWIAKCVGIKDCTVAMDLEGTDSEERGQDDTSFEKQVVLFALAVSDILLINMCYKEIGREHAANKPLLRTVFQVMMQINIPKRKKTLLFVIRDADTSENHRVALKDQLLDNIQKIWAEVQKHAGTQLNDIFVVEVVALSHYRYEKDTFNKEVDELRLGKAMSMAGNREGVIPGDAFSFSSQKIWEEIKTNKELNLPSIKVLAANFMCENMAKKKFNQLISSKDWLDLVEAVKNGPVEGSGERLSSILDTHLSGYDEEAKYYDKGVRDSKRHDLLEQTALDFVLPAYTTMLRRLHSRTLENFKVELKQSLNNSGEGSTSSVSTCINSSMQKFDQGCKETAMQRANWDSSSTRKNLQLEINEHVDFLRRELIINSKEQLSESISASARRLLEDGGQDTWIEIRKLFNHETEAAVKKLSTALARFELDKVTIHDKVQELRVHAREAVVKQAKREAVDVKLLSDMKEQFENDFKKHSDSNLEFCKGKENIRKNAMNARKNIISQILSVRAAIRLDAEKPDSIENVLISSLMGENGESTNSLTSSEWLEALLEVVVFRRRSNTR, from the exons ATGAAGAAAGATGACAGCTGCATCATGCAACTCATTAATGCCAAGGGCGAATTCAATGCTTCCGGGCTCGACAACTTTGTCAAGGAAGTGAAGCTTGATAGTTGCGGGGTCTTCTATAACATAGTTTCCATTATGGGCCCTCAAGGCGGCG GGAAGAGCACTTTACTGAACCAACTTTTCGGCACGAAGTTCAGGGTAATGGACTCACATAGGAG GACACAAACAACAAAGGGCGTTTGGATTGCCAAATGTGTTGGAATTAAGGATTGCACGGTTGCCATGGATTTGGAGGGTACCGATAGCGAGGAGAGAGGCCAG gatgatACTTCTTTCGAGAAACAAGTTGTCCTATTTGCGCTGGCAGTTTCTGACATTTTGCTCATAAATAT GTGCTACAAAGAAATTGGACGGGAGCATGCAGCAAACAAACCTTTACTAAGAACAGTATTTCAA GTCATGATGCAGATAAACATCCCCAAACGTAAAAAGACGTTACTGTTTGTTATACGTGATGCTGATACATCAGAG AACCACCGAGTAGCCCTTAAAGATCAATTATTGGACAATATACAGAAG ATATGGGCTGAAGTTCAGAAGCATGCGGGGACTCAACTCAATGACATTTTTGTG GTAGAAGTAGTTGCTTTGTCCCATTATCGATATGAAAAGGACACGTTTAACAAGGAG GTTGATGAACTGAGACTTGGAAAAGCGATGTCTATGGCTGGTAATAGAGAGGGTGTCATCCCTGGCGACGCATTCTCTTTCAGTTCACAGAAAATTTGGGAAGAAATAAAAACGAACAAGGAGCTGAATCTTCCTTCTATCAAG GTTCTGGCAGCCAACTTTATGTGTGAAAACATGGCCAAGAAAAAATTCAATCAGTTGATCTCTAGTAAG GATTGGTTGGACCTGGTAGAAGCTGTCAAAAATGGTCCTGTAGAAGGTTCGGGTGAACGTCTCAGCTCAATTCTAGACACCCATCTTTCTGG CTATGACGAGGAGGCCAAGTACTATGACAAAGGTGTGAGGGACTCAAAACGACATGACCTACTGGAGCAAACCGCATTGGAT TTTGTGCTCCCGGCATACACTACCATGCTCCGCCGCCTGCATTCTAGAACACTTGAGAATTTTAAAGTAGAACTGAAGCAGTCATTAAACAATTCTGGAGAAGGATCTACTTCATCTGTTAGTACCTGCATCAACTCTTCCATGCAAAAGTTTGACCAAGGATGTAAAG AAACTGCCATGCAACGGGCCAATTGGGATTCTTCAAGCACTCGAAAAAACCTTCAGTTGGAAATTAATGAACATGTTGACTTTCTGAGAAGAGAGCTGATAATCAACTCTAAA GAACAACTTTCTGAATCTATATCTGCAAGTGCTCGGCGCCTACTTGAAGATGGCGGACAAGACACCTGGATCGAAATAAGAAAGCTTTTTAATCATGAGACTGAAGCTGCAGTAAAAAAATTATCAACTGCACTTGCTCGTTTTGAGTTGGACAAAGTAACAATTCACGATAAGGTGCAAGAATTGCGCGTGCATGCAAGAGAAGCGGTGGTGAAACAAGCAAAAAGAGAGGCTGTCGATGTCAAACTTCTGAGCGACATGAAAGAACA GTTTGAAAATGACTTCAAAAAACACAGCGACTCAAATCTTGAATTTTGTAAGGGTAAAGAAAACATTCGAAAAAATGCCATGAATGCCCGCAAAAAT ATTATTAGTCAGATTTTATCGGTTAGGGCTGCCATTCGCTTGGATGCTGAGAAGCCAGATAGTATTGAAAATGTTCTCATTTCTTCTCTAATGGGTGAAAATGGAGAGTCTACAAATTCACTTACCTCAAGTGAATGGTTGGAG
- the LOC133734670 gene encoding protein ROOT HAIR DEFECTIVE 3 homolog 2-like isoform X2, whose protein sequence is MKKDDSCIMQLINAKGEFNASGLDNFVKEVKLDSCGVFYNIVSIMGPQGGGKSTLLNQLFGTKFRVMDSHRRTQTTKGVWIAKCVGIKDCTVAMDLEGTDSEERGQDDTSFEKQVVLFALAVSDILLINMCYKEIGREHAANKPLLRTVFQVMMQINIPKRKKTLLFVIRDADTSENHRVALKDQLLDNIQKIWAEVQKHAGTQLNDIFVVEVVALSHYRYEKDTFNKEVDELRLGKAMSMAGNREGVIPGDAFSFSSQKIWEEIKTNKELNLPSIKVLAANFMCENMAKKKFNQLISSKDWLDLVEAVKNGPVEGSGERLSSILDTHLSGYDEEAKYYDKGVRDSKRHDLLEQTALDFVLPAYTTMLRRLHSRTLENFKVELKQSLNNSGEGSTSSVSTCINSSMQKFDQGCKETAMQRANWDSSSTRKNLQLEINEHVDFLRRELIINSKEQLSESISASARRLLEDGGQDTWIEIRKLFNHETEAAVKKLSTALARFELDKVTIHDKVQELRVHAREAVVKQAKREAVDVKLLSDMKEQFENDFKKHSDSNLEFCKGKENIRKNAMNARKNIISQILSVRAAIRLDAEKPDSIENVLISSLMGENGESTNSLTSSEWLEEAHRRRKTAKVAATAGKIVLELTSAVLHVLGIHTYISDTYN, encoded by the exons ATGAAGAAAGATGACAGCTGCATCATGCAACTCATTAATGCCAAGGGCGAATTCAATGCTTCCGGGCTCGACAACTTTGTCAAGGAAGTGAAGCTTGATAGTTGCGGGGTCTTCTATAACATAGTTTCCATTATGGGCCCTCAAGGCGGCG GGAAGAGCACTTTACTGAACCAACTTTTCGGCACGAAGTTCAGGGTAATGGACTCACATAGGAG GACACAAACAACAAAGGGCGTTTGGATTGCCAAATGTGTTGGAATTAAGGATTGCACGGTTGCCATGGATTTGGAGGGTACCGATAGCGAGGAGAGAGGCCAG gatgatACTTCTTTCGAGAAACAAGTTGTCCTATTTGCGCTGGCAGTTTCTGACATTTTGCTCATAAATAT GTGCTACAAAGAAATTGGACGGGAGCATGCAGCAAACAAACCTTTACTAAGAACAGTATTTCAA GTCATGATGCAGATAAACATCCCCAAACGTAAAAAGACGTTACTGTTTGTTATACGTGATGCTGATACATCAGAG AACCACCGAGTAGCCCTTAAAGATCAATTATTGGACAATATACAGAAG ATATGGGCTGAAGTTCAGAAGCATGCGGGGACTCAACTCAATGACATTTTTGTG GTAGAAGTAGTTGCTTTGTCCCATTATCGATATGAAAAGGACACGTTTAACAAGGAG GTTGATGAACTGAGACTTGGAAAAGCGATGTCTATGGCTGGTAATAGAGAGGGTGTCATCCCTGGCGACGCATTCTCTTTCAGTTCACAGAAAATTTGGGAAGAAATAAAAACGAACAAGGAGCTGAATCTTCCTTCTATCAAG GTTCTGGCAGCCAACTTTATGTGTGAAAACATGGCCAAGAAAAAATTCAATCAGTTGATCTCTAGTAAG GATTGGTTGGACCTGGTAGAAGCTGTCAAAAATGGTCCTGTAGAAGGTTCGGGTGAACGTCTCAGCTCAATTCTAGACACCCATCTTTCTGG CTATGACGAGGAGGCCAAGTACTATGACAAAGGTGTGAGGGACTCAAAACGACATGACCTACTGGAGCAAACCGCATTGGAT TTTGTGCTCCCGGCATACACTACCATGCTCCGCCGCCTGCATTCTAGAACACTTGAGAATTTTAAAGTAGAACTGAAGCAGTCATTAAACAATTCTGGAGAAGGATCTACTTCATCTGTTAGTACCTGCATCAACTCTTCCATGCAAAAGTTTGACCAAGGATGTAAAG AAACTGCCATGCAACGGGCCAATTGGGATTCTTCAAGCACTCGAAAAAACCTTCAGTTGGAAATTAATGAACATGTTGACTTTCTGAGAAGAGAGCTGATAATCAACTCTAAA GAACAACTTTCTGAATCTATATCTGCAAGTGCTCGGCGCCTACTTGAAGATGGCGGACAAGACACCTGGATCGAAATAAGAAAGCTTTTTAATCATGAGACTGAAGCTGCAGTAAAAAAATTATCAACTGCACTTGCTCGTTTTGAGTTGGACAAAGTAACAATTCACGATAAGGTGCAAGAATTGCGCGTGCATGCAAGAGAAGCGGTGGTGAAACAAGCAAAAAGAGAGGCTGTCGATGTCAAACTTCTGAGCGACATGAAAGAACA GTTTGAAAATGACTTCAAAAAACACAGCGACTCAAATCTTGAATTTTGTAAGGGTAAAGAAAACATTCGAAAAAATGCCATGAATGCCCGCAAAAAT ATTATTAGTCAGATTTTATCGGTTAGGGCTGCCATTCGCTTGGATGCTGAGAAGCCAGATAGTATTGAAAATGTTCTCATTTCTTCTCTAATGGGTGAAAATGGAGAGTCTACAAATTCACTTACCTCAAGTGAATGGTTGGAG